In the genome of Salmo trutta chromosome 18, fSalTru1.1, whole genome shotgun sequence, one region contains:
- the LOC115153215 gene encoding pleckstrin: MEPKQIKEGYLVKKGTVLNSWKVVWVMLSEDGMEFFKRKTDNAPKGMIPLKGAVLTSPCQDFSKRTFVFKLRTAKNQDHYFQASHLEERESWVKDIKRVITCLQGDRKFTRKSTRRSIRLPDTINLSELYILMRDQEDGVKELKLEKEKRVYNHCFTGGTVVDWLISKDKARNRPEALMLATGLLNEGFLQPAGDLSKEASEGGAESAVLDDPNALYYFADSGFFCEGYSSDEDVILKEEFRGNIIKQGCLLKQGHRRKNWNVRKFILRDDPAYIHYYDPTKGDENPLGSIHLRGSVITAVEFVPEAKRYDVDGNLFEIITSDDTHYFLQATTPEERKEWIKAIHTVSKTGK; the protein is encoded by the exons ATGGAGCCAAAACAGATCAAAGAAGGATACCTGGTCAAAAAG GGCACAGTGCTGAACTCATGGAAGGTGGTGTGGGTGATGTTGTCTGAAGACGGGATGGAGTTCTTCAAGAGAAAGACAGACAATGCTCCCAAAGGAATGATCCCACTGAAGGGAGCTGTTCTGACCAGCCCCTGTCAGGACTTCAGCAAGAGGACG TTTGTTTTTAAGCTGAGAACGGCCAAGAACCAGGACCATTACTTCCAGGCAtcccacctggaggagagagagtccTGGGTGAAGGACATCAAGAGAGTCATCACCTGTCTGCAGGGGGACAGAAAGTTCACCAGGAAGTCCACAAGGAGGTCCATTCGCCTCCCTGATACCATCAACCTCAG TGAGCTGTACATTCTAATGAGAGACCAGGAGGATGGTGTCAAAGAGCTgaagctggagaaggagaagagagtcTACAATCACTGCTTCACAG GTGGTACGGTGGTGGACTGGCTGATCTCTAAGGACAAGGCCAGGAACAGGCCTGAGGCTCTGATGTTGGCTACAGGACTACTGAATGAAGGTTTCCTGCAGCCCGCAGGGGACCTGTCCAAAGAGGCGTCCGAGGGAGGGGCAGAGTCTGCCGTCCTCGATGATCCAAATGCACTCTATTACTTT GCAGACAGTGGGTTCTTCTGTGAAGGCTACTCCAGTGATGAAGACGTGATTTTGAAGGAGGAGTTTAGGGGTAACATAATAAAACAGGGCTGCTTACTCAAACAG gGTCATCGGAGGAAAAACTGGAACGTGCGGAAGTTCATCCTCCGGGATGATCCTGCTTATATTCACTATTACGACCCCACCAAG GGTGATGAGAATCCTTTGGGATCTATCCACCTGCGAGGGTCTGTGATCACAGCGGTAGAGTTTGTTCCTGAGG CCAAGAGGTATGATGTTGATGGGAATCTCTTTGAGATCATCACTTCAGATGACACACACTATTTCTTACAAGCGACTACACCCGAGGAGAGGAAGGAGTGGATCAAAGCCATCCACACTGTGTCAAAAACCGGAAAATAA